Part of the Streptomyces sp. NBC_00457 genome, GCACGTGCGCAACGTCGTGATCGTGGGCGCGGCAGGGCTGCTCGTACGGCTGCTGTTCACGGCCGCCTCGTCCGGCGTCGGACACCTTCTCGACACCCGGGTGCAGCTGTCGCTGCGCCGGCAACTCGCCGCGCGGCTCGGGCGGGTGCCGATCGGCTGGCTGGCACGGCGGCGCAACGGGGAGCTGGCGAAGCTGGTGGGTGAGGACGTCAGCGCCGTGCACCCGCTCATCGCCCACACGCCGGGCGAGCTGGTCTCCGCCTTCGTGGTGCCGCTGGTCTCGCTCGGCTACCTCCTCACCGTGGACTGGCGGCTGACACTGATCACGCTGATCCCCGTGCTGCTGGCCGTCGCGCTGGTGCCGCTGATGATGACCCCTGCGCGGCTGCGCGAGCAGAAGGAGTTCGACGCCGCGATGGGGCGGATCTCGGCGTCGGTGGTCGAGTTCGTGCAGGGCATCGCGGTGGTGAAGGCGTTCGGCGGGGCGGAGCGGGCGCACGGCACGTTCCGTACCGCGGTGGGCGACTTCACCCGGAGCTTCTACCGGATGGTGCGCGGTCTTGCCGGGGTCGCCGCCGGGATGCAGGTGGCGCTGTCGCCGCCGTTCGTGCTGCTGGCGGTGCTGGTCGGCGGCGCGTACCGGATCACCGGGGGCGGGCTCGCCCCGGCGGACCTGCTGCCGTTCCTGCTCCTCGGCCTCGGGCTGACCGCGCCCGTGGCCGCGCTCGGGCACGGCTTCGACGACCTGCAGACCGCGCGGCGCGCCGTCGGCCGAATCCGGGACGTACTCGCCGAGCCGTCGCTGCCCGAGCCCGTACGGCCGGTGGCGCCCGAGGGACACCGGGTGGAGCTGCGGGACGTCCGCTTCGGGTACGAGGGTCGCTTCGGGTACGAGGATGCCGAGGCCGGGCGCGAGGTGCTGCGCGGGATCGACCTGGTGCTGGAGCCGGGCACGATCACCGCCGTGGTCGGGCCGTCCGGCAGCGGCAAGTCCACGCTGGTGCAGCTGCTGCCGCGGTTCTACGATCCGACGCATGGCTCCGTGCTCCTCGGCGGCGTCGACCTGCGCGAGGTGGGCAGCCAGGAGCTGTACCGGCGGGTGTCCTTCGTCTTCCAGGACGTCCGGCTGCTGCGCGCCTCGGTCGCGGACAACATCGCCCTCGCCGTCCCGCACGCCGACCGCGACGCGGTCGTCCGCGCCGCCCGCCGGGCGAGCATCCACGACCGCGTTCTCGAACTGCCCCGCGGCTACGACTCGGTGATCGGCGAGGACGCCCGCCTCTCCGGCGGCGAGGCGCAACGCGTCTCGATCGCCCGCGCCCTGCTCGCCGACACCCCCGTCCTGGTCCTCGACGAGGCCACCGCCTTCGCCGACCCGCAGACCGAGCAGGCGGTGCGCGAGGCGCTGGCGCAGACCCGGGAGAAGCGGACGACGCTGGTCATCGCCCACCGCTTGGAGACGATCGCCGACGCCGACACCGTCGTAATGCTGCGCGACGGCGAGATCGTGGAGCGGGGCACGACCGCGGAACTCCTCGCGCGGAACGGCGCATTCGCCGAATTCTGGAAGATCCACGCCGGTGCCATGGAAGCCCGTGCCGCGGAAGCCGATGCCATGGAAGGGGAAGAGGCCCGATGATCAGCACCCTGCTGCGTGTGCTCGGCCAGGAGTACGCCGGGCCGGTGCGCCGCACCATTGCCCTGATGACGGCGACCGCCCTCGCCGAGGGACTGTCGTACGCCCTGCTGGTGCCCGTGCTGCGCGCGCTCTTCGGCAGCACACCCGAGGACGCCCGGCCCTGGCTGGCCGCCTTCGGCACGGCGGTCGCGGTCTACGCGGTGCTGCGGTACGTCAGCGACCGCTCCGGTTTCCGCGTGGGTACGACGATGCTGCATGGCATGTACGAGCGTCTCGGCGAACACCTCGCCCGGTTGCCCATCGGCTGGTACCAACCCGGCCGCACCGGCGAGATATCCGTCCTCGCCAGCCAGGGCGTGTTGCAGGCGATGAGCGTGATCGCGCACCTCCTGGCGCCGTTCATCTCCGCCTGCGCGACGCCGCTGACGATCGTCGCCGTGATGCTCGCCGTCAACTGGCAGTTGGGGCTTGCCGCCCTCGCCGCTGTGCCGTTGGTAGCCGCGGTCCAGCTGCGTACGGCCCGCGCGACGACGGCGACCGACGCGGAACGCGTGGAACGCGAGCGCGAGGCCACCGGCCGCGTCATCGAGTACCTCCAGGCCCAGCCGGTGCTGCGCGCCGGCGGCCGCACCGGCGAGCGATTCGGTCTGCTGGACGACTCCCTGAAGGAACTGCGCTGCGCCTCGCGTCGCTCCACCATGTCGGCGCTGCCAGGTGTGCTGGGTCTTGCGGTCACCGTGCAGGCGGTGTTCACCGCGCTGCTCGCGCTCGGCGCCTACCTCGCCCTCGGCGGGGACATAGGTGCGGCCGAGACACTGGCAGTCCTGGTGCTCGCCGCCCGCTGCGCCGACCCGCTGCTGTCCCTCGCCGAGATGAGTGGCGGCATCCGAGCCGCCCGCGCCGAACTCACCCGCCTCGACGACGTCCTCACCACCAAGCCGCTGCCGGAGCCCCGCGCGCCGCGCGAACCGTCCTGCCACGACGTCGAGTTCGACGCGGTCACCTTCCGGCACGGGGACCGGACGGTCGCCGACGGGGTGGCGCTGTCCGTACCCGAGGGCCGGCGGCTCGCCGTCGTCGGGCCGTCGGGCGCGGGCAAGACGACGCTGCTGCAGCTGCTCGCCCGCTTCTACGACGTCGACGCGGGCGCGGTGCGGATCGGCGGCGTGGACGTACGGGAGATGGACACGGCGGCGCTGATGGCGCGGATCGCCATCGTCTTCCAGGACGTCTACCTCTTCGACGGCACGATCGAGGAGAACGTGCGCCTCGGCCGCCCGGACGCCACCGACGCCGAGGTACGGGCCGCGGCGGCCGCGGCCCGTCTCGACGAGGTGATCGAGCGGCTGCCCGGCGGCTGGTCGACGGACGTGGGCGAGGGCGGGGCCCTGCTGTCGGGCGGCGAGCGGCAGCGCGTCTCCATCGCCCGCGCACTGCTGAAGGACGCGCCGATCGTGCTGCTCGACGAGGTCACTTCGGCCCTGGACCCGGTGAACGAGGCGGCCGTGCACGCCGGCATCGAGGAGCTGATGGCGGGCCGGACCGTGGTGCTGGTGGCGCACCGCATGAGAACCGTGCGCCGGGCCGACCACGTCGCCTTCCTGGACGCCGGGCGGGTGGTCGAACAGGGCACCCACGAGGAGCTGCTGCGGCACGCCGACCGGTACGCCGCGTACTGGGACCTGTCCCGGGCAGCGGCGGCGCGGGACTGAGACGGCCGTGCGGGGGCCTCGGTGGCAAACGGCCCCGGACAAGGAGTCCGAGGGCGAGTGGGAGCCCCGGTCGGGGTGGCCGGGGGCGCGTGAAGCGCGCGTGCGGTCGCGCTTGACCATGCCGCGACGGCATGGTGCCGAGTGGAGTGAGCAGAGGCGGTCGGCCGATACCCGAGCAGTCGAAACGGAGCAGGATGCTCGGCCCGCAGGGCACCGCCGCCTATGCCGACCTGATGAGAAACCCCGTCGAGGATCCCGCCGGCGCGGCCTTCGAACAACTGCCCGCCGACGCCGACGAGCAGACCCGCGCCGAGGTGGCCGAGGGCCTGGTCGCCTTCGTGCAAGAGCTGTGGCGGCAGCACCCGGGTCTGAGCACACTGTCCGCCGACGCCCCGCGGGGCGAGAAATTCGCCAAGAAGACTGTCGGCAACGCCTTCCAGGAGATCTACAACGAAGCCCAGTCGGACGTCCTGCGCCGGCTGCGCATCCTGCTCGCCGAAGCGCGAGGCATGGACGGGCGGTCGGCTTGAGTGCTGAGCCTGAGCACGGTACTCGGGGCTGCACCAGCAGCTGTCTTCCACCCCCAGGCAATCACACATGCTGAGCGCGCGGGCGGTCGGAAATTCCGGTCGCGCGGTGGCGTTGATCGGATATTCTGTCCGGGATTTCGCGCGGCAGGTTCTCTGCCGCCCCACTCGGCGCGCTCGGCGTCGACACGCACCGCGTGCCCTGCCCGGAAGGAGGCGAGAGACATGGACCGTGCCGAATGCGTTGCGGCCATAGTTGCCTCCGGCCGTGTGCCCTCCCTCCTCTGCGGCGCGCGGTAACTCTCCCCCCTTCTTGTTTCTTGTCTCCGGCATCTTCCTGAGATGCCGCGTCACGAGATGCCCTGGCCTGCGCGGTTCGTCGCCGCGAGGGCCGCGGGGGCGCGCGCCCGAAGACGGGCCCTACTTTCGCTGGTCACCGTGATCTCGGCACTGCCGTGTCCCCGTGCTGCGTACACCGGCCCGTCGTCACCACTGCGACCGTCCCTGGCCGGCTTTCCTCGAAGGATCCTCATGAAACCCCTGACCGAGCACGACATCCGTACCTCGTTCGTCAACTGCTCGAAGGGCGAGGCCAAACGCCTCCCCCTGCCCAAGAACCTGGCGGACCTCGACCACTGGGACGACCTGGACTTCCTGGGCTGGTTCGATCTGTCCGCGCCCGATCGCAGGTATCTCGTCGTCGAACGCGCCGATGAACTCGTCGGCCTGTCCCTCCGCTCCGCTTCCGGCAACCGCGGCTTCCTGCGCCGCAGCCTGTGCTCCCTGTGCCTGACCACGCATCCCGGCAGCGGCGTCTCCCTCATGACCGCCCCCAAGGCAGGCCCGGCCGGCCGCGAAGGCAACTCGGTGGGCCTCTACATCTGCTCCGACCTGGACTGCTCGTTGTACGTACGCGGCAGGAAGAAGGCAGCACCGGGCGGGCGCATGGAGGAGTCCCTCACCGTCGAGCAGCAGATCGAGCGCCTGCGCGACAACCTCGACGCGTTCGTGGAGCGGCTCTTCCACTGAGCCCGACAGGGCTCGACGGCCATCGCCGCCGAGCCCTGCTCCACTCCCGCCTCAAACGGCGTGATCGCCTCATGAGAAAGGCCCCGGACCCTCCCTGACCTTGGACGAGCCGACGACACTTGGTGAGCCGTACTCGCGTCACCTGGGCGGCAAGCTGCGTGAGCTGCGCTTCGAGCTGGACGGCGAGTCCGTGCGCATCCCGTACTGGCTCGCCCCCGGGCAGCGGATCGTTCTGTTGACGGTGTTCCGTAAGACGAGGATGCGTGAGGCGGCGGAAGTCGAGCGTGCGCATAGGCCCAGAAGGTCTGCGAGGCCGAGCATGGCCGGGCCGAGCACACCTACGACCGGCGCAAGGAGAGTTGATGAATCACAGCACGTGGAGGACGCGCCGGGCCCGGCAGCTGGCGGGTGAGGCGGTGGAGTACGACCAGGAGTACGTCGACGCACGGCTGGCTGGCGACCTTGGTCAGGCGGTCTACGACCGTCGGCTCGAGCTCGGTCTGTCCCAGGCCGAACTGGCCGAGCGGGCCGGGATGACGCAGCCTCAGGTGTCCCGGATGGAGGGTAGCGACACCGTGCCCACTCTCCCGCTGCTACGACGCCTGGCCAAGGCACTGGACGGCACCCTGAACCTGGCCATCGACGAGGGTGACTCCCGCGTCACCTTCACCCCGCACGCCGCTTGAAACCGAGCCCCGCCCCGCTCGAGGGGGTGGACCTCAGCGAACCGGTGAGCGAGGTTGCCCCGCTGACCCGGCTGTGTCCCATCACCGGCTTTAGCCTTGGGAGAGAGGGGGCACTGTGTCGGTGACCTGCGGCTTCCCGGACCCAGACCTGGATGCGCTGCGCGAGACCCATCACTGAGCCTGATCTGTGAAGAGCGTCCGATGCGATTAGTGGCGGGGCAATCGGAAGCCGACTGCGAGGGCTCACGTGGAGAAGCCCGCTCCGGAGTCCGTGCCGGACGATGCTGATCCGGTGGGCGGTATTTCGGAGATCAACTCTCCGTCCGCTCACGCACCGCTCACGCAAACGGCCCCGCACGCACGGGCGGACGCTGTTGGTTAATTTGGGGCCTGCGTGACGTCGGTCTTCAAGACTCGGTTGTGGTCTTGAAGACCGACGTTGTCGTATGGGGTGGGTGTTGATGTCGATGCGTTCGGCCGGGGATGGGGAGATCCCCGGGGAGACGGTGCGGGTAGCGCGGGCGGCGTTCCCGAAGGGCAGTCTGGCGACCCGGCTGCGGGATGAACTGGGCGTGTTGTTCACCGATGAGCAGTTCGCTGATCTCTTCCCGTCCCGGGGCAGGCATGCGTGGTCGCCGGGGCGGCTGGCGCTGGTGCTGGTGTTGCAGTTCGTTGAGGGGCTGACCGAC contains:
- a CDS encoding ABC transporter ATP-binding protein, giving the protein MTSTGPTGPTAPPPPGVARLLRPYAGGFAIVVVLQVIGAVAGLAPLLAVVELGRTLLAPGPADDGHVRNVVIVGAAGLLVRLLFTAASSGVGHLLDTRVQLSLRRQLAARLGRVPIGWLARRRNGELAKLVGEDVSAVHPLIAHTPGELVSAFVVPLVSLGYLLTVDWRLTLITLIPVLLAVALVPLMMTPARLREQKEFDAAMGRISASVVEFVQGIAVVKAFGGAERAHGTFRTAVGDFTRSFYRMVRGLAGVAAGMQVALSPPFVLLAVLVGGAYRITGGGLAPADLLPFLLLGLGLTAPVAALGHGFDDLQTARRAVGRIRDVLAEPSLPEPVRPVAPEGHRVELRDVRFGYEGRFGYEDAEAGREVLRGIDLVLEPGTITAVVGPSGSGKSTLVQLLPRFYDPTHGSVLLGGVDLREVGSQELYRRVSFVFQDVRLLRASVADNIALAVPHADRDAVVRAARRASIHDRVLELPRGYDSVIGEDARLSGGEAQRVSIARALLADTPVLVLDEATAFADPQTEQAVREALAQTREKRTTLVIAHRLETIADADTVVMLRDGEIVERGTTAELLARNGAFAEFWKIHAGAMEARAAEADAMEGEEAR
- a CDS encoding ABC transporter ATP-binding protein; protein product: MISTLLRVLGQEYAGPVRRTIALMTATALAEGLSYALLVPVLRALFGSTPEDARPWLAAFGTAVAVYAVLRYVSDRSGFRVGTTMLHGMYERLGEHLARLPIGWYQPGRTGEISVLASQGVLQAMSVIAHLLAPFISACATPLTIVAVMLAVNWQLGLAALAAVPLVAAVQLRTARATTATDAERVEREREATGRVIEYLQAQPVLRAGGRTGERFGLLDDSLKELRCASRRSTMSALPGVLGLAVTVQAVFTALLALGAYLALGGDIGAAETLAVLVLAARCADPLLSLAEMSGGIRAARAELTRLDDVLTTKPLPEPRAPREPSCHDVEFDAVTFRHGDRTVADGVALSVPEGRRLAVVGPSGAGKTTLLQLLARFYDVDAGAVRIGGVDVREMDTAALMARIAIVFQDVYLFDGTIEENVRLGRPDATDAEVRAAAAAARLDEVIERLPGGWSTDVGEGGALLSGGERQRVSIARALLKDAPIVLLDEVTSALDPVNEAAVHAGIEELMAGRTVVLVAHRMRTVRRADHVAFLDAGRVVEQGTHEELLRHADRYAAYWDLSRAAAARD
- a CDS encoding FBP domain-containing protein, with product MKPLTEHDIRTSFVNCSKGEAKRLPLPKNLADLDHWDDLDFLGWFDLSAPDRRYLVVERADELVGLSLRSASGNRGFLRRSLCSLCLTTHPGSGVSLMTAPKAGPAGREGNSVGLYICSDLDCSLYVRGRKKAAPGGRMEESLTVEQQIERLRDNLDAFVERLFH
- a CDS encoding helix-turn-helix domain-containing protein, producing the protein MNHSTWRTRRARQLAGEAVEYDQEYVDARLAGDLGQAVYDRRLELGLSQAELAERAGMTQPQVSRMEGSDTVPTLPLLRRLAKALDGTLNLAIDEGDSRVTFTPHAA